The Amycolatopsis japonica nucleotide sequence TGGCGGACAAGACGGACTACTGGCTCGGCCAGCAGGGCCGCATCACGGAGCCGTTCGTGCTGCGCGAAGGGGCTTCGCACTACGAACCGATCTCCTGGGACGACGCGTTCACGCTGGTCGCCGACGAACTGCGGGCACTGAGCGACCCGAACGAGGCGATCTTCTACACCTCCGGCCGCACCAGCAACGAGGCCGCGTTCCTCTATCAGCTGCTCGTGCGCTCCTACGGCACCAACAACCTGCCGGACTGCTCCAACATGTGCCACGAGTCCTCCGGCGCGGCGCTCGCGGCCACGACCGGGATCGGCAAGGGCTCGGTGTCGCTCGCCGACATCCACAAGGCGGACCTCATCGTGGTGGTCGGCCAGAACCCGGGCACGAACCACCCGCGCATGCTGTCGGCGCTGGAGGAGGCCAAGGGCAACGGCGCGAAGATCATGGCGGTCAACCCGCTGCCCGAAGCCGGTCTGATGCGGTTCAAGAACCCGCAGAACGTCCGCGGCGTGGTCGGCAAGGGCACCCCGCTGGCCGACGAGTTCGCGCAGATCCGGCTCGGCGGCGACCTCGCGCTGTTCCAGGCGATCGGTCATCTCCTGCTGCAGTGGGAGCAGGAGACCCCCGGCACGATCGTCGACCACGCGTTCATCGAGTCGTCCTCCGAGGGGTTCGAGGACTACGCGAAGCATCTGCGGGAGATCGACTGGGACGAGGTCGGCGTCGCGACCGGCCTGCCTCGTGAGCAGATCGAGCGGCTGGCGCGGATGATCGCGACGTCGAAGCGCACCATCTACTGCTGGGCGATGGGGCTGACGCAGCACAAGCACGCGGTGCAGACCATCTCCGAGATCGCGAACCTGGCGCTGGTACGCGGCATGATCGGCGAGCCGGGCGCGGGCCTGTGCCCGGTGCGCGGGCACTCCAACGTCCAGGGCGACCGGACGATGGGCATCTGGGAGAAGATGCCGGAGTCGTTCATGGACAGCCTCGACGCGGAGTTCGGCATCAAGGTGCCGCGAGACCACGGTCACGACACCGTCGCCGCGATCCGCGCGATGCGGGACGGGCACGGCAAGGTCTTCTTCGCCGTCGGCGGCAATTTCGCTTCCGCCACACCGGACACGGAGCTCACGGAGAAGGCGCTCAAGTCGTGCTCCCTGACCGCGCACGTGTCGACGAAGCTCAACCGCTCGCACGTCGTACCCGGTAAGACGGCGCTGATCCTGCCCACCCTGGGCCGGACGGAACGCGACCTCCAGGCCGGCGGCGAGCAGTTCGTCACCGTCGAGGACTCGATGTCGCAGGTGCACACCTCACGCGGCAGGCTGGCCCCGGCCAGCGAGCATCTGCTGTCCGAAGTCGCGATCATCTGCCATCTCGCGGAAGCCCTGCTCGGTGCCGGGCACGCCGTGCCGTGGCGGGACTTCCACGCCGACTACGACCTCATCCGCGACCGGATCGCGCGCGTCGTCCCCGGCTGCCACGACTACAACGCCCGGGTGCGCGAGCCCGACGGGTTCGTCCTGCCGCACGCGCCGCGCGATTCCCGGCAGTTCAACGGAACCGCGAACGGCAAGGCGAACTTCACCGTCTCCGATCTCGAATATCCGCAGGTGCCCGAAGGCAGGCTGCTGCTGCAGACGATGCGCAGCCACGACCAGTACAACACCACCATCTACGGCCTTTCCGACCGTTACCGCGGCATCGAGGACGCGCGGCGCGTGGTGCTGGTCAACCCCGACGACCTGACCGAGCTCGGGCTGGCCGACGGCGCGATGGTCGACCTGGTCTCGGAATGGCGGGACTGCGACCGTCGGGCCCCGCGGTTCCGGGTGGTCTCCTATCCGACGGCGAAAGGCTGCGCGGCGGCGTACTTCCCCGAGGCGAACGCCTTGGTGCCGCTGGACGCGGTCGCGGACAAGTCGAACACC carries:
- a CDS encoding FdhF/YdeP family oxidoreductase; protein product: MTREAPANDVDETQLEVGKPKSWAAGIPGVAVSLMRGMEQMGAARTVKTLRLLNQRDGFDCPGCAWPEPREVDGEHRKLAEFCENGAKAVAEEATKRRVGREFFAQHSIHELADKTDYWLGQQGRITEPFVLREGASHYEPISWDDAFTLVADELRALSDPNEAIFYTSGRTSNEAAFLYQLLVRSYGTNNLPDCSNMCHESSGAALAATTGIGKGSVSLADIHKADLIVVVGQNPGTNHPRMLSALEEAKGNGAKIMAVNPLPEAGLMRFKNPQNVRGVVGKGTPLADEFAQIRLGGDLALFQAIGHLLLQWEQETPGTIVDHAFIESSSEGFEDYAKHLREIDWDEVGVATGLPREQIERLARMIATSKRTIYCWAMGLTQHKHAVQTISEIANLALVRGMIGEPGAGLCPVRGHSNVQGDRTMGIWEKMPESFMDSLDAEFGIKVPRDHGHDTVAAIRAMRDGHGKVFFAVGGNFASATPDTELTEKALKSCSLTAHVSTKLNRSHVVPGKTALILPTLGRTERDLQAGGEQFVTVEDSMSQVHTSRGRLAPASEHLLSEVAIICHLAEALLGAGHAVPWRDFHADYDLIRDRIARVVPGCHDYNARVREPDGFVLPHAPRDSRQFNGTANGKANFTVSDLEYPQVPEGRLLLQTMRSHDQYNTTIYGLSDRYRGIEDARRVVLVNPDDLTELGLADGAMVDLVSEWRDCDRRAPRFRVVSYPTAKGCAAAYFPEANALVPLDAVADKSNTPVSKAVVVRLEPVAAP